The proteins below come from a single Mya arenaria isolate MELC-2E11 chromosome 6, ASM2691426v1 genomic window:
- the LOC128236993 gene encoding dnaJ homolog subfamily B member 13-like, which translates to MGVDYYNILQLTRSATDADIKKSYRKLSLKFHPDKNPGDQVIADKFKQVAEAYDVLSDTRKRAVYDQFGEEGLKNGVPSGSVDTGAWTQGYTFHGDADKVFRDFFGGDNPFQEFYDRVDGDLSMSFGGLAGRGRKKQDPPIERDLYLSLEEVFHGCTKKMKISRRVMNEDGHTSSIRDKILTITVKKGWKPNTRITFPEEGDQGPNNVPADIVFIVKDKVHPRFRREGVNLIHTAKVPLGKALTGCTVDILTLDERTLHIPINDIIKPGYRKMVPTEGMPLSNNPTQKGDLIIEFDIEFPASLTPEKKDLVNAALIH; encoded by the exons ATGGGAGTCGATTACTACAATATTTTGCAGCTCACAAGATCAGCAACGGATGCTGATATAAAGAAAAG CTACCGAAAGTTATCCTTAAAATTCCACCCAGACAAAAACCCAGGGGATCAAGTGATTGCAGATAAATTTAAGCAAGTCGCTGAGGCTTATGATGTACTTTCGGACA CTCGAAAACGTGCTGTTTATGATCAGTTTGGAGAGGAAGGTTTGAAAAATGGCGTACCAAGTGGTTCTGTTGATACTGGAGCATGGACACAAGGATACACATTCCATGGAGATGCAGACAAAGTATTCAGAGACTTTTTTGGTGGAGATAATCCATTCCAAg AATTCTATGACCGTGTGGATGGAGACCTGAGCATGTCATTCGGGGGACTGGCTGGGCGGGGCAGAAAGAAGCAGGACCCTCCTATTGAAAGGGACCTCTACCTCTCCCTAGAAGAAGTATTCCATGGCTGcacaaagaaaatgaaaatatccaGAAGA GTAATGAATGAGGATGGGCACACCTCCAGTATAAGAGACAAGATCCTCACAATCACAGTAAAGAAAGGCTGGAAACCAAACACCAGAATCACATTCCCTGAGGAGGGAGACCAGGGACCCAACAATGTGCCAG CTGACATTGTGTTTATTGTGAAAGACAAGGTACATCCCAGATTTCGCCGTGAAGGAGTCAACCTGATCCACACTGCCAAGGTGCCCCTTGGAAAGGCACTTACAGGTTGCACAGTGGACATCCTTACCCTCGATGAGAGAACACTGCACATTCCCATCAACGACATTATCAA GCCTGGATATCGTAAGATGGTACCCACAGAGGGCATGCCACTGTCCAACAACCCCACACAGAAGGGAGATCTGATTATTGAGTTTGACATTGAATTCCCTGCCTCACTCACCCCAGAGAAGAAAGACCTTGTCAACGCTGCCCTGATACATTAG
- the LOC128236994 gene encoding transcription initiation factor TFIID subunit 13-like: MAEAEKDQFEEEETEEESQKGEKRKKIFSKELRCMMYGFGDDQNPYTESVDLIEDLVVEYISEMTKKALEVGRPGRISVEDLIFLIRKDPKKYSRVKELLTMSEELRKARKAFDEIKYATSGTSK; this comes from the exons atggcTGAGGCAGAAAAAGACCAA TTTGAGGAGGAGGAGACCGAGGAGGAAAGTCAGAAAGGAgaaaaaaggaagaaaattTTCTCCAAGGAAT TGCGGTGTATGATGTACGGGTTTGGAGATGACCAGAATCCCTACACTGAGTCTGTGGACCTGATAGAAGACCTCGTCGTAGAATACATATCAGAAATG ACCAAGAAAGCGCTTGAGGTCGGGCGGCCCGGCAGAATATCAGTGGAAGATTTAATTTTCCTGATCAGGAAGGACCCGAAGAAATACTCAAGGGTCAAAGAACTGCTTACGATGAGTGAGGAACTGAGAAAAGCTAGAAAGGCCTTTGATGAGATTAAATATGCCACAAGTGGCACATCTAAGTGA
- the LOC128236628 gene encoding coiled-coil domain-containing protein 83-like isoform X2, whose protein sequence is MGAKKKGKKGKKGGKKGKKGGKKSKEPQMTAQEAILAYQINIVEKKLEDVMYETRGWEEKNKRHLDRNDKLKEEQGVLVQHLLKQAKDSDKLFAGEEIKHKDDVIVTMHEKWDRQRQREKQLEDLKRTIAETEAEIVRMQKEVDYWTRYKDEGQHDHATLIRTLEQEVDDMTTSFNEMKGHLDGSLAKTKDDIERYTTEKVDQQKHRASEKAINQMDKISRQEVLDNDWLKREVEIHRRETDDLRYEVEDMERGNLEIMAELFECKIEDLKISRNFFLTQFAEGENLDTDGILEMDLAQLSIEQSGGDQTSPKGIPARPMSATHRAIQDKVFSLVQASIQSEDEDSDISDTGQDPEADSEDTDLLDNMFYEEENWGDYLQLGPLELKLLNVTGTSMPIHMPAVLNDEELRAKECNPDTWPVTQPMLKDLVTPRSVAT, encoded by the exons ATGGGAGCGAAAAAGAAAGGCAAGAAGGGAAAGAAGGGTgggaaaaaggggaaaaagGGAGGAAAGAAATCCAAGGAGCCCCAGATGACTGCACAGGAGGCCATTCTggcttatca AATCAATATTGTAGAGAAGAAGCTGGAAGATGTGATGTATGAGACCCGGGGTTGGGAGGAGAAAAACAAACGCCATCTAGACAGG AATGACAAGTTAAAGGAGGAGCAGGGTGTGTTGGTGCAGCACCTGTTGAAGCAGGCAAAAGATTCGGACAAGCTGTTTGCAGGCGAGGAGATCAAACACAAGGATGATGTAATAGTAACAATGCACGAGAAGTGGGACAGACAGAGACAGAGGGAGAAACAGCTAGAGG ATTTGAAGCGCACAATAGCAGAGACAGAGGCAGAGATTGTTCGGATGCAGAAAGAAGTGGACTATTGGACACGTTACAAGGATGAGGGTCAGCATGATCACGCCACACTAATACGCACGCTTGAACAGGAAGTGGACGACATGACCACCAGCTTCAATGAGATGAAAG GGCATCTGGATGGCAGTCTGGCCAAGACAAAAGATGACATAGAGAGATACACGACTGAAAAAGTTGACCAGCAGAAACATAGGGCTTCTGAG aaaGCCATTAACCAGATGGACAAAATCAGCAGACAGGAGGTGCTCGATAACGACTGGCTCAAACGAGAG GTAGAGATTCACCGTCGGGAGACAGATGACCTGCGATATGAAGTTGAAGATATGGAACGCGGGAACCTTGAGATCATGGCTGAGCTGTTCGAGTGCAAGATAGAGGATCTAAAAATTTCCAG AAATTTCTTCCTGACCCAGTTTGCGGAGGGTGAGAACCTGGATACAGACGGGATATTAGAGATGGACCTTGCCCAACTGTCCATAGAACAGTCTGGTGGGGACCAGACTTCACCTAAAG GCATACCAGCTCGGCCGATGAGTGCAACCCACAGGGCAATTCAGGACAAAGTGTTTTCCCTCGTCCAAGCATCCATACAGAGTGAAGATGAAGATAGTG ACATTTCTGACACTGGTCAGGATCCAG AGGCTGACAGCGAGGATACAGATCTGCTGGATAACATGTTCTATGAGGAAGAAAATTGGGGG GACTACCTGCAGCTGGGTCCCCTGGAGCTAAAACTGCTAAATGTTACGGGGACATCAATGCCGATCCACATGCCAGCCGTCCTCAATGATGAGGAGCTCCGGGCAAAGGAGTGTAACCCCGACACCTGGCCTGTCACACAGCCCATGTTGAAAGACCTTGTCACCCCGCGCAGTGTGGCCACCTGA
- the LOC128236628 gene encoding coiled-coil domain-containing protein 83-like isoform X4: protein MGAKKKGKKGKKGGKKGKKGGKKSKEPQMTAQEAILAYQINIVEKKLEDVMYETRGWEEKNKRHLDRNDKLKEEQGVLVQHLLKQAKDSDKLFAGEEIKHKDDVIVTMHEKWDRQRQREKQLEDLKRTIAETEAEIVRMQKEVDYWTRYKDEGQHDHATLIRTLEQEVDDMTTSFNEMKGHLDGSLAKTKDDIERYTTEKVDQQKHRASEKAINQMDKISRQEVLDNDWLKREVEIHRRETDDLRYEVEDMERGNLEIMAELFECKIEDLKISRNFFLTQFAEGENLDTDGILEMDLAQLSIEQSGGDQTSPKGIPARPMSATHRAIQDKVFSLVQASIQSEDEDSEADSEDTDLLDNMFYEEENWGDYLQLGPLELKLLNVTGTSMPIHMPAVLNDEELRAKECNPDTWPVTQPMLKDLVTPRSVAT from the exons ATGGGAGCGAAAAAGAAAGGCAAGAAGGGAAAGAAGGGTgggaaaaaggggaaaaagGGAGGAAAGAAATCCAAGGAGCCCCAGATGACTGCACAGGAGGCCATTCTggcttatca AATCAATATTGTAGAGAAGAAGCTGGAAGATGTGATGTATGAGACCCGGGGTTGGGAGGAGAAAAACAAACGCCATCTAGACAGG AATGACAAGTTAAAGGAGGAGCAGGGTGTGTTGGTGCAGCACCTGTTGAAGCAGGCAAAAGATTCGGACAAGCTGTTTGCAGGCGAGGAGATCAAACACAAGGATGATGTAATAGTAACAATGCACGAGAAGTGGGACAGACAGAGACAGAGGGAGAAACAGCTAGAGG ATTTGAAGCGCACAATAGCAGAGACAGAGGCAGAGATTGTTCGGATGCAGAAAGAAGTGGACTATTGGACACGTTACAAGGATGAGGGTCAGCATGATCACGCCACACTAATACGCACGCTTGAACAGGAAGTGGACGACATGACCACCAGCTTCAATGAGATGAAAG GGCATCTGGATGGCAGTCTGGCCAAGACAAAAGATGACATAGAGAGATACACGACTGAAAAAGTTGACCAGCAGAAACATAGGGCTTCTGAG aaaGCCATTAACCAGATGGACAAAATCAGCAGACAGGAGGTGCTCGATAACGACTGGCTCAAACGAGAG GTAGAGATTCACCGTCGGGAGACAGATGACCTGCGATATGAAGTTGAAGATATGGAACGCGGGAACCTTGAGATCATGGCTGAGCTGTTCGAGTGCAAGATAGAGGATCTAAAAATTTCCAG AAATTTCTTCCTGACCCAGTTTGCGGAGGGTGAGAACCTGGATACAGACGGGATATTAGAGATGGACCTTGCCCAACTGTCCATAGAACAGTCTGGTGGGGACCAGACTTCACCTAAAG GCATACCAGCTCGGCCGATGAGTGCAACCCACAGGGCAATTCAGGACAAAGTGTTTTCCCTCGTCCAAGCATCCATACAGAGTGAAGATGAAGATAGTG AGGCTGACAGCGAGGATACAGATCTGCTGGATAACATGTTCTATGAGGAAGAAAATTGGGGG GACTACCTGCAGCTGGGTCCCCTGGAGCTAAAACTGCTAAATGTTACGGGGACATCAATGCCGATCCACATGCCAGCCGTCCTCAATGATGAGGAGCTCCGGGCAAAGGAGTGTAACCCCGACACCTGGCCTGTCACACAGCCCATGTTGAAAGACCTTGTCACCCCGCGCAGTGTGGCCACCTGA
- the LOC128236628 gene encoding coiled-coil domain-containing protein 83-like isoform X3: MGAKKKGKKGKKGGKKGKKGGKKSKEPQMTAQEAILAYQINIVEKKLEDVMYETRGWEEKNKRHLDRNDKLKEEQGVLVQHLLKQAKDSDKLFAGEEIKHKDDVIVTMHEKWDRQRQREKQLEDLKRTIAETEAEIVRMQKEVDYWTRYKDEGQHDHATLIRTLEQEVDDMTTSFNEMKEPRLIAFFHRHLDGSLAKTKDDIERYTTEKVDQQKHRASEKAINQMDKISRQEVLDNDWLKREVEIHRRETDDLRYEVEDMERGNLEIMAELFECKIEDLKISRNFFLTQFAEGENLDTDGILEMDLAQLSIEQSGGDQTSPKGIPARPMSATHRAIQDKVFSLVQASIQSEDEDSEADSEDTDLLDNMFYEEENWGDYLQLGPLELKLLNVTGTSMPIHMPAVLNDEELRAKECNPDTWPVTQPMLKDLVTPRSVAT; the protein is encoded by the exons ATGGGAGCGAAAAAGAAAGGCAAGAAGGGAAAGAAGGGTgggaaaaaggggaaaaagGGAGGAAAGAAATCCAAGGAGCCCCAGATGACTGCACAGGAGGCCATTCTggcttatca AATCAATATTGTAGAGAAGAAGCTGGAAGATGTGATGTATGAGACCCGGGGTTGGGAGGAGAAAAACAAACGCCATCTAGACAGG AATGACAAGTTAAAGGAGGAGCAGGGTGTGTTGGTGCAGCACCTGTTGAAGCAGGCAAAAGATTCGGACAAGCTGTTTGCAGGCGAGGAGATCAAACACAAGGATGATGTAATAGTAACAATGCACGAGAAGTGGGACAGACAGAGACAGAGGGAGAAACAGCTAGAGG ATTTGAAGCGCACAATAGCAGAGACAGAGGCAGAGATTGTTCGGATGCAGAAAGAAGTGGACTATTGGACACGTTACAAGGATGAGGGTCAGCATGATCACGCCACACTAATACGCACGCTTGAACAGGAAGTGGACGACATGACCACCAGCTTCAATGAGATGAAAG agCCAAGACTTATTGCATTTTTCCACA GGCATCTGGATGGCAGTCTGGCCAAGACAAAAGATGACATAGAGAGATACACGACTGAAAAAGTTGACCAGCAGAAACATAGGGCTTCTGAG aaaGCCATTAACCAGATGGACAAAATCAGCAGACAGGAGGTGCTCGATAACGACTGGCTCAAACGAGAG GTAGAGATTCACCGTCGGGAGACAGATGACCTGCGATATGAAGTTGAAGATATGGAACGCGGGAACCTTGAGATCATGGCTGAGCTGTTCGAGTGCAAGATAGAGGATCTAAAAATTTCCAG AAATTTCTTCCTGACCCAGTTTGCGGAGGGTGAGAACCTGGATACAGACGGGATATTAGAGATGGACCTTGCCCAACTGTCCATAGAACAGTCTGGTGGGGACCAGACTTCACCTAAAG GCATACCAGCTCGGCCGATGAGTGCAACCCACAGGGCAATTCAGGACAAAGTGTTTTCCCTCGTCCAAGCATCCATACAGAGTGAAGATGAAGATAGTG AGGCTGACAGCGAGGATACAGATCTGCTGGATAACATGTTCTATGAGGAAGAAAATTGGGGG GACTACCTGCAGCTGGGTCCCCTGGAGCTAAAACTGCTAAATGTTACGGGGACATCAATGCCGATCCACATGCCAGCCGTCCTCAATGATGAGGAGCTCCGGGCAAAGGAGTGTAACCCCGACACCTGGCCTGTCACACAGCCCATGTTGAAAGACCTTGTCACCCCGCGCAGTGTGGCCACCTGA
- the LOC128236628 gene encoding coiled-coil domain-containing protein 83-like isoform X1: MGAKKKGKKGKKGGKKGKKGGKKSKEPQMTAQEAILAYQINIVEKKLEDVMYETRGWEEKNKRHLDRNDKLKEEQGVLVQHLLKQAKDSDKLFAGEEIKHKDDVIVTMHEKWDRQRQREKQLEDLKRTIAETEAEIVRMQKEVDYWTRYKDEGQHDHATLIRTLEQEVDDMTTSFNEMKEPRLIAFFHRHLDGSLAKTKDDIERYTTEKVDQQKHRASEKAINQMDKISRQEVLDNDWLKREVEIHRRETDDLRYEVEDMERGNLEIMAELFECKIEDLKISRNFFLTQFAEGENLDTDGILEMDLAQLSIEQSGGDQTSPKGIPARPMSATHRAIQDKVFSLVQASIQSEDEDSDISDTGQDPEADSEDTDLLDNMFYEEENWGDYLQLGPLELKLLNVTGTSMPIHMPAVLNDEELRAKECNPDTWPVTQPMLKDLVTPRSVAT, translated from the exons ATGGGAGCGAAAAAGAAAGGCAAGAAGGGAAAGAAGGGTgggaaaaaggggaaaaagGGAGGAAAGAAATCCAAGGAGCCCCAGATGACTGCACAGGAGGCCATTCTggcttatca AATCAATATTGTAGAGAAGAAGCTGGAAGATGTGATGTATGAGACCCGGGGTTGGGAGGAGAAAAACAAACGCCATCTAGACAGG AATGACAAGTTAAAGGAGGAGCAGGGTGTGTTGGTGCAGCACCTGTTGAAGCAGGCAAAAGATTCGGACAAGCTGTTTGCAGGCGAGGAGATCAAACACAAGGATGATGTAATAGTAACAATGCACGAGAAGTGGGACAGACAGAGACAGAGGGAGAAACAGCTAGAGG ATTTGAAGCGCACAATAGCAGAGACAGAGGCAGAGATTGTTCGGATGCAGAAAGAAGTGGACTATTGGACACGTTACAAGGATGAGGGTCAGCATGATCACGCCACACTAATACGCACGCTTGAACAGGAAGTGGACGACATGACCACCAGCTTCAATGAGATGAAAG agCCAAGACTTATTGCATTTTTCCACA GGCATCTGGATGGCAGTCTGGCCAAGACAAAAGATGACATAGAGAGATACACGACTGAAAAAGTTGACCAGCAGAAACATAGGGCTTCTGAG aaaGCCATTAACCAGATGGACAAAATCAGCAGACAGGAGGTGCTCGATAACGACTGGCTCAAACGAGAG GTAGAGATTCACCGTCGGGAGACAGATGACCTGCGATATGAAGTTGAAGATATGGAACGCGGGAACCTTGAGATCATGGCTGAGCTGTTCGAGTGCAAGATAGAGGATCTAAAAATTTCCAG AAATTTCTTCCTGACCCAGTTTGCGGAGGGTGAGAACCTGGATACAGACGGGATATTAGAGATGGACCTTGCCCAACTGTCCATAGAACAGTCTGGTGGGGACCAGACTTCACCTAAAG GCATACCAGCTCGGCCGATGAGTGCAACCCACAGGGCAATTCAGGACAAAGTGTTTTCCCTCGTCCAAGCATCCATACAGAGTGAAGATGAAGATAGTG ACATTTCTGACACTGGTCAGGATCCAG AGGCTGACAGCGAGGATACAGATCTGCTGGATAACATGTTCTATGAGGAAGAAAATTGGGGG GACTACCTGCAGCTGGGTCCCCTGGAGCTAAAACTGCTAAATGTTACGGGGACATCAATGCCGATCCACATGCCAGCCGTCCTCAATGATGAGGAGCTCCGGGCAAAGGAGTGTAACCCCGACACCTGGCCTGTCACACAGCCCATGTTGAAAGACCTTGTCACCCCGCGCAGTGTGGCCACCTGA